From the genome of Leptolyngbya iicbica LK, one region includes:
- a CDS encoding ATP synthase subunit I: MSAGTLILAFLAGAGLGGFFFGSLWFTVRQLPTTGWPVRLMVGSYFGRMAIALLGFYLIMQGDWRRAIAGLVGFVTARFMLMRRLPLGRSRTPDAVG; the protein is encoded by the coding sequence ATGTCAGCGGGCACTTTGATCCTGGCTTTTTTGGCGGGTGCGGGGTTAGGCGGCTTTTTCTTTGGCAGCCTGTGGTTTACGGTGCGTCAGTTGCCCACCACGGGGTGGCCGGTGCGGCTGATGGTGGGCAGCTACTTTGGGCGCATGGCGATCGCGCTCCTCGGCTTTTACCTGATTATGCAGGGCGATTGGCGGCGAGCGATCGCGGGACTGGTCGGGTTTGTCACGGCCCGGTTCATGCTGATGCGGCGCTTGCCGTTGGGGCGATCGCGCACCCCGGACGCGGTGGGGTAA
- a CDS encoding F0F1 ATP synthase subunit A → MEITPDHIIYWQSGFFKLNATLVFSWVTMLVLVFMAGWVTRHLAVGPDRISRWQHGVEIIVTAMRDQIGDASRQDARPFLPFIGTLFLFIATANIIEIIPGLMSPAASLSTTLALALCVFIAVPLFGIQSLGWGRYLQHYIEPTPVMLPFNLISELSRTIALAIRLFGNVMSTSLLVAILLSIVPLFFPVVMQAFGLLVGVIQAYVFAILAMVYIASGMRRQQAKTDAADATVASEGQA, encoded by the coding sequence ATGGAAATCACCCCTGACCACATCATTTACTGGCAGTCTGGCTTTTTTAAGCTCAATGCGACGCTGGTGTTTTCCTGGGTGACGATGCTGGTGCTAGTCTTCATGGCCGGGTGGGTGACGCGCCACCTCGCCGTCGGGCCAGACCGCATATCGCGCTGGCAGCACGGAGTCGAAATTATCGTGACCGCCATGCGTGACCAAATCGGCGACGCCAGCCGTCAGGATGCGCGGCCCTTTTTGCCGTTTATCGGCACCTTATTCTTGTTCATTGCGACCGCTAACATTATCGAGATCATCCCCGGCCTGATGTCGCCAGCGGCGTCACTGTCTACCACGCTGGCCTTGGCTCTGTGCGTGTTCATCGCCGTGCCCTTGTTTGGCATTCAAAGTTTGGGGTGGGGACGCTATCTCCAGCATTACATCGAGCCGACGCCAGTCATGCTGCCGTTCAACCTCATCAGTGAACTTTCGCGCACGATCGCCCTCGCCATTCGGCTTTTTGGCAATGTCATGAGCACGAGTTTGCTGGTGGCGATTTTGCTGTCCATTGTGCCGCTGTTCTTTCCTGTGGTGATGCAGGCGTTTGGACTGCTGGTCGGCGTGATTCAGGCGTATGTGTTTGCCATTTTGGCGATGGTCTACATCGCGTCGGGGATGCGGCGACAACAGGCCAAAACCGACGCGGCAGATGCCACCGTGGCCAGTGAGGGGCAGGCATAG